The window CCAAATGAGACTGTACGGCCTGGGAGCCCTTCACCAGTTTGAACACCTCTACGATATTGAAACGGTCCGGATGACCATCACCCAACCCCGGTTAGACAGCGTCTCCACGGCAGAGATGACCGCGGAAGAACTCTTAGCCTGGGCGGAAAAGGTAGTTAAACCTCTGGCCAAGATGGCTATTGCCGGCGAAGGAACCTTTTCAGCCGGAGACCACTGCCGTTTTTGTAAAGCTCGGTACACCTGCCGGGAAAGAGCCAATGCCAACTTGAAAATGGCCCAGTATGACTTCCGGGAGCCGCCGTTGCTGTCCCACGATGAAATTGCCGCCGTTCTATCCAAGGCTGAAGAACTCCAAAAATGGACCTCCGATGTGCAGAACTATGCCCTGGAACAAGCGGAAAAACACGGTGTAAAATTCCCCGGCTGGAAGCTGGTCGAAGGGCGCAGCAACCGCAAATATACGGATAAGGATGCTGTCGCCACCATCCTGTTGGCTGAAGGGTATAAAGAGGGTGATATATATAAACCCAAAGAGATTCTTGGAATCACAGATATGGAAAAGACTCTTGGCAAAAAGCGATTTAATCAGTTACTTCATGA is drawn from Desulforamulus ruminis DSM 2154 and contains these coding sequences:
- a CDS encoding DUF2800 domain-containing protein — its product is MSAPQAHAVLSASGSGRWMACPPSAQLERQFPDETSEYAAEGTFAHSLAELHLAHYLGYTGMIVFNQNLKKLKGNPHYSQDMEDYIQDYRDLVIERINEARTRTKDLIVLLEQRLDYSPWVPDGFGTGDVVIIADKTLDIIDLKYGKGVPVSAENNSQMRLYGLGALHQFEHLYDIETVRMTITQPRLDSVSTAEMTAEELLAWAEKVVKPLAKMAIAGEGTFSAGDHCRFCKARYTCRERANANLKMAQYDFREPPLLSHDEIAAVLSKAEELQKWTSDVQNYALEQAEKHGVKFPGWKLVEGRSNRKYTDKDAVATILLAEGYKEGDIYKPKEILGITDMEKTLGKKRFNQLLHDHVIKPAGKPTLAPETDKRTEINSIDSAKADFNEAV